The DNA sequence TTGTGCAGGATCACGGCGACGATCACCAGCGCCCCTGTGGACAGCAGCGCGTCGGCGTTGGCGCCCACGACCGCGAAGACCACGATCATGATGCCGACCACCGAGACGAGCGGGAGCAGCGGCAGCACCTTCTGCACCGCCCGGGAGAACAGCGCGCGGGCCACGATGCCGAGCAGCACCGGGATCAGGACGACCTGCAGGATGGAGAGGAACAGGTCGCCCGCGTCGACCGGCAGTGTCGAGCCGGCCAGCCACAGCACCAGCAGCGGGGTGAGGAACGGCGCGAGGAGAGTGGAGATCGACGTCATGGCGACCGACAGCGCTACGTCGCCGCGCGCCAGGTAGACGATGACGTTGGACGCCGTGCCCCCGGGTGCTGCGCCGACCAGCACCATGCCGACCACCAGCAGCGGCGGGAGCTGCAGCAGTTCGGCCAGCCCCCAGCCCACGATCGGCATGATCAGAAACTGGGCGATCACGCCGACGACGACGGCCTGCGGGCGGGTGAGGGCGATCTTGAAATCGGCGGGCCTGAGCGTGAGGCCCATGCCGAACATGATCACCCCGAGCAGCACGCTGATCCACGGGGTCAGCCGGGCGGCCTGCTCGGGGATGAGCAGGCCCAGCAGCGCGCTTGCCAGGATGAGCAGACCGAACCAGCGCCCTGCGAACGCCGCGGCCTTGGCCAGAGTTCTCATGGCCGACATTCCAGCAGCCGGGTGGGTCGCCGGGGAAGACCGGTACACGGGGGATCGGCGATAACCGGGGGCCCGCGCCGGTGCGGACGATGCGGCGCGCGAGTGCGCGATCGCGGCGGGGCGGTGGCGGGGCCGCGGCCCCCTCACGCGTGGTTCGCGGCGACCTCGCGCAGCGTGCGAACGGCGGCGCTGATGGCGGGCCGACGGGCCGCGTCCTTGCGCCAGAACGCGAAGACCTGGCGGACCAGCGCCGGCTGGACGGGGACGAGCCGCACCCCTTCGGGCACCGGCCCCAGACCCAGCCGCGGCATGACGGCCGCGCCCAGGCCCGCGCCGATCATGGTCAGCTTGGTCTGGTGCTCGTCGACGGTGTGGGCGATCCGCGGCTCGATGCCGCGAGCCCGCAGCATGCCGTGCAGCCAGTCGTGGCAGATGGACCCCTTGCCCCAGCTGATCCAGGGCTCACCCACGACCTCGTCCAGACCCAGCAGTTCGCGGTGTGCCAGCGGGTGGTTCACCGGCAGCGCCACATCGGCGACGTCGACCATGACCGGCGTCCTGGCCATCGACTTGGGCAGCTCGACGGGCGAACCCTCCCAGTCGACGCACAGCGCCATGTCGGAGTCGCCGCGCGCCACCGCCGGGATGCTCTGGTCGGGCTCCAGCTCGCTCAGCTGCACGTCCAGCTTCGGGTGCGCCTGGGCCAGCACCCCCAGGGCAGGGGTGACCAGGCCGCGCGCGCCCGATGCGAAGGAGGACAACTCCAGCGTCCCGCTGATTTCACCGCGGTGCGACTCCAGAGCGGCTTCGGCCTGCTGGACCAGGGAGAGGATCTGGCCGGTG is a window from the Streptomonospora litoralis genome containing:
- a CDS encoding bile acid:sodium symporter family protein, with protein sequence MRTLAKAAAFAGRWFGLLILASALLGLLIPEQAARLTPWISVLLGVIMFGMGLTLRPADFKIALTRPQAVVVGVIAQFLIMPIVGWGLAELLQLPPLLVVGMVLVGAAPGGTASNVIVYLARGDVALSVAMTSISTLLAPFLTPLLVLWLAGSTLPVDAGDLFLSILQVVLIPVLLGIVARALFSRAVQKVLPLLPLVSVVGIMIVVFAVVGANADALLSTGALVIVAVILHNLIGLALGYGAGKAVRLPESSRRTVSVEVGMQNSGLAAALATTHFEPLAALPAALFSVWHNISGALLATYWSRRGGTGGAGRAGGGKGRKRTAGRGPRKRKR
- a CDS encoding LysR family transcriptional regulator is translated as MLSVDRLRILHAIAANGSLNGAADALHVTSSAVSQQLSKLEREVGQALVERNGRGVRLTEAAQILVEHTGQILSLVQQAEAALESHRGEISGTLELSSFASGARGLVTPALGVLAQAHPKLDVQLSELEPDQSIPAVARGDSDMALCVDWEGSPVELPKSMARTPVMVDVADVALPVNHPLAHRELLGLDEVVGEPWISWGKGSICHDWLHGMLRARGIEPRIAHTVDEHQTKLTMIGAGLGAAVMPRLGLGPVPEGVRLVPVQPALVRQVFAFWRKDAARRPAISAAVRTLREVAANHA